From the Lactuca sativa cultivar Salinas chromosome 9, Lsat_Salinas_v11, whole genome shotgun sequence genome, the window attaatggAGGGGTATTGTTGGgaaggtaagatcgataaggccCGGGAGTTGTATATTTTGATGGTGGATAAAGGAATCGAGCCTGATGTTAGAACCCACAATGTGCTTATTAATGGGTATATCAAAATTAATAGAACAGAGGAAGCTATAAGGATCTTTAGACAAATGACTCGTAGTAGAAAAATCAAGCCTACAATTGTTACCTACAATGCGTTATTAACAGGTGTGCTTAAAAAAGGTGATGTTTTGAATGCACAGaagctgtttgatgaaatgcttcaTGATCTCACACCAAGTTCTTGTACATACAACATCATGTTAAACGGGCTTTGTAAGAATGACTGTGTTTTGCAGGCTCTAGACTTGCTTGAAACCCTAGAAAACAATGGGGTGGTTGTATTGGATATCAAAGCATATAACTCTGTGATTGATGGATTGTGTAAAGCAGGAAAAATGGAGACTGCTTGGGATGTATACATGAAACTGTCTTCTAAAGGCTTGGTTCCAACTGTTGTAACTTATACTATCTTGATACATGGGTTTTGTAAAACGGGTCAGTTAACAAAAGTGGATGATTTGTTTTTGGAGATGCTGGAAAAGGGTTGTGTCCCAAATGCTGTTACTTTTAATGCATTTATGCGAAAATTCTCTCGTTCTGATATGTCACCTAAAGTGATTGAGTTGCTTAAGAAAATGGTGGAGAATAAAGTTGTCCCAGATGCATTCATGGTCTCCTTAATATCAAAAGATGAGAaatttggaaaggatttggatatgCTTTTGAACACTTAGGGATAAAATCGTGAATTATGTAAGAAGAAAAGCAACCCTGTGAAGTTGAAACCGGGTTATCATCCATATCAATCAGGCTCCACATATCCGAACAGGTATTATACTTAGTGTTTGTTGTCTTTGCATTAATTTGTGATTGTAATTCCTTGACATTTTGTTTGTGGGAATTTTCTTTGGTTGTTTATAGTTGCAGGGGTCGGAGCAGTTTGAATATTTGGTCAAAGTGGATATATATATCCATGAGGCATACAAGGTGAGAAATCCCTTAGACTTTTCAGTTTCTGGTTCCTTTAATTGTATTCATTGATTGACTGATGGACTTTCTAATGCCTAACTATGTCAATGGATTATAAGGGGTTAGATTAAGTGATCTAATCTATACATGCATGCAAccatacataaatacatacatacatacatacatacatacatacataaaagtCAACCATTTCAGATAAAATTTTGAGTTTAAGATTTTTATCCTTCTACCTTACATAAAAGTCACCATTTAGTGTTGGTGGAAGGTTATTGATCCACAGTTTACCTCAACAGTGATTCATACGGGCTGACTTTAAAAATGTCAACTATATCTTTTTTTGGGGACAATCTAAGTTTTTAGAGCCTTTGATTTTTGTATGTGGTTTCTTCGTGGCTTATGTTGCATCTTATAAAGCAAAATATTGTTTCATTTacctgattattattattattattattattttatattcacAGTGTTGCATTATGGAGATTTAATCCAAAATATAAGCTTAAGCTCGCTTTGAAGAAGACAATGCAGTTTTACATATGAGATTCACTTTTCCGACTCAAGTCATATGCTCTCAAGTCTCAACCAGGTTTTTGACCTTGGTGTTGTTGTAGCAGTTAATCAttattctttcattttttttttattcatttaaagaCAGAAAACCACATACATTTTATCTGGTTAGAATGTTTGAATCGGTGAAAAAATCTCATAGTATTGGTATTGAGTGTGGACAATAATACTACAATCCATTCTTCGTATTCAGGTATAATTTGGTTGTATGTTCTGTTTTTTCTTTGACATGTAAGTTGTAAATGGGGCATGTTAGATCAATGTGATCAAATAAGAAATTGTTGCATTTTTTGGttaaaaactaaaaagtaaaagCTGGTTGGAGAAGAACCAAAACTTTATAACTACCCACATTCattttttgatttttattgtTCTTTTTCTTAGAAAATGGTTTCCTGGTTcaatttagtttatttttctaATATTCATTGAAACAATGTCATTTTATGTTATATTACTTTATATTAAAAAGATCAAAGTTGTATGGATCGGGTGTTAGCTTCTAGTTTGACCGCAACATTTGATATTGGGAACTGATTTTTCCACGGTGTATTTTTATCAATCCACTTAAATTTATTTGTATTGCCAATTGTGGCCTTCAATTAAGTTTTTTAGATATTAAATGGAGAAAAAGATTATAGGATATGTTTCCAAACGACCGACACTCATTCCTTATTCTCGCTTTCCCATTAGGGCACCTTCTAAATCAGCCCACTCTCAAATGGTAAGTGATTCTGTTAAAACCATGTGTATGCGTATGAAGTTTCAATCTTTGATTCTCAATCACCGTCATTGTTATTATTAATTCTCAGGCACCGTCATTGTTATGCGAATGCTTTGTCAAAGTTTTTTAACGATTAAACATATTGATTTTCTGTGTGGGCATATGATTATTAGATTCTCTGTACATGTATGGACTGTGAAAGTTTTTGATCGTATGAATCGTCAATTCTCTTAATCTCTTATTCTTTGATTGGTATGCGGCAAGAGCTTCATAGTCATACACTTCGTCATGAAGAAAAATTGTGCAAGTCACATTTCATTACATGAAATGAAATTTAGACTAGTTATATGATAGGTTTTGTGGTCTGGAATCTCAGacacatcttttttttttgtgattttctcTCTTTTCGTGGGGTTATTGGGGAAGGGATACCTTGGTGTACAtgtgtttttcttgtagtgctatTATCTAATTCCATACaggtttttagtttttaattgtcAGAAGAACACCATTAGGCCGATTCAGTTAATCAAATAGCAATAAGGAAAGATGTTTGAGCCTTTTAAGCTGTTATCCATGGTTGTAGCATGAAATAGGAAAAACATTCTTAGGGGTTGGGCTTAGGTCAATTTTAGCGAGCTGATGCGATGTCTTTTGGGTATATGTCGATTTGCAGTCATGTGTGTGTTTAGCGTGCACTTTATTTCATAAGGTTTGACATCGTATACGATAATGGACTTTAATCTCCTACATTTCTTTCCTTTCGTATGGTGACCAGGGAAAGTTCATACTTGACGTGAGTTTTTTCCTCTTCAATCTACGAACACCAATCAGTTTCGATCTCATTTGGCTATTGTTATCCTCTCGATCATAATTCTATTGGTTCTTATTAATATAATAAAAGGGAAAGCAGGCCATGCCTTTCAAGTTATAAAACTAGAAGACAATATCTTTTGGATCATGTGGAGACACAAAGTTATCAATTTCAAGCCCTATTTATGTATAAAAATGAGGGTGGATCTTTCGGTTCATAAAAAAGATTAACTGTTAAAATGAGAGTGATGTAGTTTGTAAAGAatgataaagaagaagaaaaaaaaagtcaGTTCTAATTTTAGCATGTAGACGTAGGTGTAGAACAAAAAAAGATCTTTCTCTCTTAAATATTAAATGAGGGGCATAATTGGTAATACATATAAATTTTCAATGGATGGATTGAATTCAAAGTGGAAGAATCACCTCCCTTTGATATTCTTACAAATGAGGTCCAACCTTAGTTAGGAAGGTTTAGTCCAAAGCTACAAACTTTTAAGCTTAATTTTAAACtttgaaacattttttttaaactagttataatattttaatttaaataaaatgaaTTTATTTGTTGAAATGTACTTTTCATAGGGAAAAACTTTTAGCCCCAAAAAGATATAGATGTTACAATGGCGTTGAAGCTGAAGATAGGGTTGAGACAAATGATTCaagtttaataatttttttttgaaatatgtgTACTTCTCAAAATGAGAAGAGGCTAATACTTAGTTTTAATGCAACAAGTGTGTCCAAAAGTGATAACAACCATCACTGGGTTATATGTATTCCATGGAACTTTATTGATAATCTTtccaaaacaacccaatttcGAGTTGATGATTTACTTTTGTCCACACCAAGATAAAGAGGTGGGGGTGATGTTTATGTTTCACCGATGAATGTTACATTAAAGGGATGAGAGAGTTTTCAACCATTTTCCTTACCTATGCCATCCACGCCAACAATTCTGAATGGAGTTGTGATGTGGTTTTAAGAAGAGATTATGAATGATTGGGAAATATGTCTTGATTTGTAGCATAATAACAAAGTGGGAGAGTAAGGGGAGGATAGACTTATTCATTTTCATTGGTTGTTGGGTTGATCGAGAGGAAGATTAGGATGGTAAAAATCATTGATCTAAATTGGTGCAAATAGAATTGAAGAGTAGAAGATTGTTCATTAAAAAGGGGTTAAAAGAATAGGAGCTAaatctatatttttttaataataatatatctAGATAAATATATAAACCATGAGcataataaaaatttaatagACCTTAATATCCAAAAAAGTGATGTTTTTTTTAGGGACCAAGATAATAATAAAACCCTCCTATAAAAAGATGTTTTTTTATATACAAAATGAAACTATTTACATAATCCAAAGAAAATAAGAAACCACAAGGACCAGTTTTTGCATTTGAAAAGAAGAGGGTCACAAAGTGGGCAAAAGCAAAATCTTTAGGGTCCGGAGAGCAGTTTTTGAAAATTGAAATCCCCATTTTTTTTTCCGTAAAAGCATATGGATTTTTCAAATCGCACATCGGCGAGGACATCGCCTCTCTCTTTTGCTTACTTCGCTATAAACCCTAGTAAGTTTTCTGCAATTACATATTGTTTTTCGCTTTCAAATTATTACTAGGCACTTGTGTAAATCAAGTCCATTTTTTATAGTAAGATAAGATTTTGCGTCTTCTTGTTAATTCTTGCGGGATCTATGTTTATTTCTTCTCTTTTCTAAGGTTCGTAACGATTTTCATTGGAAGTGTCTTCTGTGCTTATATTTCATTCCTTAGGCATAAATTTGTTAGATTTCAATCTTTGAGGCCTTTAGTTTATGTTGAATTGAGGAAGTTTCGTAGATAAATTTTATGTTTAGTTATTGCTGTGTATGTACATTGCTTTAgggcattttggtgattttgttgTTGAACGTGCCTTAGTAGTGTCGTGCTATTTGCTGTCTTCTTTTTCTCACTCATATTTTCTCTAGATACTAAAATCTGATTTGGCGAAGGACTGATATACTTAactggttttaaaaaaaaaaagaattaatcttGATTTTGTTTATGCCAACTAAAAATTGTATGAAATCTGTTATTGCTTTACCATTTAGGTCGTCCAAATGGTATTACTTTTTAGCTAATGTACTCAATATCTTTTCCAAAaggtagaatatatatatatatatatatatatatatatatatatatatatatatatatatatatatatatatatatatatatatatatatatatatatatatatctccgaAACATGAGATTTAATGTTTTCTTCTTTCTAACTTCACTTCACACAATCACAGCTTAGGTTTCTGATCTCTATTATGTATATAGCTTTAATGATCATTCCAAGCTGGTATTTAGTTAtggatatatgggttgattggtTCTCCTTATTAGAACTTTTAGGAAATGGCAGAAGAAAATTTTGTTGGACAAGAGACCGAAGTGATGCCTGAAAACTCTGTTCCTGTAGAAGTTGAAGTGTCTGAGAATGAAGAAAGCGATGAGGTAGTAGAAACTGAAATTACTGAGAAGGAGCAAGGAGATGCTGCCATGGAAATCCCTGCAGAAAAGAAATGGCCTGGATGGCCTGGAGAGAATGTTTTTAGGTTGTTGGTCCCTGTGCACAAGGTTGGCACCATAATTGGTCGCAAGGGAGAGTACATAAAGAAAACCTGTGAAGAAACAAAGGCCCGCATCAAGATTCTTGATGGGCCTCCTGGAACTATGGAAAGATGTGTAAGTTTATTTACAAATTTCTTtattttgaaattgaaattgaaattgcaATTGATTGCTGCATGTGTGGTAGAGTTCTGTTGGAATTGATCAGTATCATTTTGGTACATCATGAATTGTAAATCTGCTTCAACCTATGCCTAAAATTATTTTGTATAGTGTATTAGTGTGTAATTATGTATTTGAAACAGAAAAGTAAGAATCCTAACAGTGTTCAAAGTAAAATATAACTATAATTACAAGAATGTTACCTTGTCACATTAATCATTCTTTATGATTTTTATCAAATACCAACAGAAAGACCTTTCTGTTTGTGTGTCAGTCTACAACTAAGTTTCAGTTCAATAAGCTTTAAAACACAATACCTTAATACCACGATCTTTGAAATAATTTGGTAAAAGAAGAGTATACACTGATACGAGGATAATTAGCCAATAATAGGTAGTAGACAATCTTAAGTAACAGTATCAACATAGAGTTTGGATATAATGCAATAGAAGAAGTATATGGAAAAGTTGAAACTACAAAAATAAACAACACTCAACCTTAAGGAAACAAGTTTATTATATCACAATGACTAGGTGAATATGTGCAGGTTCTGTCAAATATAAGGCAACATTTCAATTGTCAAAGTGGTTTCATTTAGAAGAGCCAAAGATCCAGAAGTGCTGAAAAGTCACTCTGAATAAATGTCAGAAGTACCCCTGGCGGATGTCACTACCAAAAAGCTTCCTATGTCATCTGGTAACTTCAGAACTGATCGGTTGATGTCTTGCCAAAACATTCTTATACAAATAAGCAAAATAAATAGCTTAACCAATAGGATGCGATCTataaaaagtaatacaaaaataaagtATCAAACATAATTGAAGAATCAAGAACATCTTTAAGCTAATGATGTTAAACCCAGTAAAATATCTTTGGTATCTTCAAATGTATCAAGGTCAAGTATCAAAATATATCAAGTACTTTGAGAGCCACATCAAGATAAATCATGGTGTCATAATCTAAATttcttttataattaattatacaTTCTATGCCAGAAAATGGTGTGAAGAACAAACAACATTAATTATGATGCATGCTAGCTTCTTGTTGAAACCGTGCTGTTCTTAATCTTAAAGtaaaataagaaaattttattAATGTGTTGCTAATCAGAAGATATATTCTGTTTTATCAGGTCTTGATTTCTGCAAAAGAAGAACCAGAGGCTTCAATTCCTCCTGCAATGGACGGTTTACTGAAAATCCATAAACGGGTAACGGATGTGGATGCTGATCCTACTCATCCGCCAGCTGGAGGTACAATCAGCACAAGGCTACTTGTGGCTGCCACACAAGCGGGGAACTTGATTGGAAAGCAGGGTGCCACCATAAAAACCATCCAAGATTCTTCCGGTTGTGTAATTCGAGTACTCGGACAAGgtattgtttatttattattttttaaatatattatctAAAATAATATTCTTAAAATATAAGGTGAATTATAATAGTGTTTTTTGGATGCAGAAAACCTCCCTGTAATTGCTCTGCCTGATGATAGTGTTGTGGAGGTGCAAGGGGAACGTGAAGGTGTACACAAGGCGGTTGAACTCATTGCTTCACATTTAAGAAAGTTTTTAGTTGACCGCAGTGTTATCGGGATATTTGAAAAACAAGTAAGTgaagtttttcattttttttttcttttttaaatttatagtagtaatattttgattaaaaataataaatattaatccGATTCATGTTTATAGATGCAAATGCCAAGTGGCAGGGCAAACCAGGAGATGGCGGCTCCCCAACCATGGGCGGCACCACCACCGGCTCAAAATTTTCCAGGTGGTGGGCCGGGATACAGACCAGCCCAATTCATGCCACCTCAGCATCAGTTTGACAACTACTATCCACCTCCAGCAATGGATAACCAGCCTCCCCGGCAGCTTCCGCCATCATATGGCAGGGACACCGCCAGTATGGGTATGCATATGCCGCCACAGGAGTTGATGGTGAGTAAGGTGTCACAGAACATGCAGGTTCCGCTGACATATGCGGATGCGGTTATCGGGACATCGGGAGCTAATATAAGTTATATACGGCGTGCAAGTGGGGCCACGATTGCCATTCAAGAATCTCGCGGGAATCCCGATGAAATGACGGTTGAGATTAATGGATCCGCTTCACAGGTTCAGACAGCTCAGCAGTTGATTCATAACTTCATGGCTGATGCTGCACAGAACCCAACTGCTGGTGCTGGTGCTGCTGCTGCACCACCACTGGTGGTGGCTACTAGCCAAGCTGGCGGCGGTGGGTATAACCAGTATCCTGGTTACCCGTCTCAGCCTGCGCCACCTGGACATCCACCTGCTGGTGGTGGAGATTATGGCAGTGCCCCCATGTATGGGGGCAGTTATGGTTATTAAAAGGCGGTTACAGTTTCTGTTGTATCCAAGATGCCTTGTTTTGTTTAGATACTCGGTTGGCTATTTGATGATTTGATAATACTGAATACAAAgtgttcgtttttttttttttttacttctgTAGTAGATTATTTAGTGTGATTTTGTTTGAACGATGGTTTTCTGTTTTTGGGCATATCATCCATTTGTTTtggttgtttttttatttatcataagacaaaattgcaaaaatggtccctgtgatatgcaaatttttggggttttagtccaaaccccgagttttttggattcatggtccttttggagtggtttgtatgtgcaATTAGTCCCCGG encodes:
- the LOC111881211 gene encoding flowering locus K homology domain isoform X1; the encoded protein is MAEENFVGQETEVMPENSVPVEVEVSENEESDEVVETEITEKEQGDAAMEIPAEKKWPGWPGENVFRLLVPVHKVGTIIGRKGEYIKKTCEETKARIKILDGPPGTMERCVLISAKEEPEASIPPAMDGLLKIHKRVTDVDADPTHPPAGGTISTRLLVAATQAGNLIGKQGATIKTIQDSSGCVIRVLGQENLPVIALPDDSVVEVQGEREGVHKAVELIASHLRKFLVDRSVIGIFEKQMQMPSGRANQEMAAPQPWAAPPPAQNFPGGGPGYRPAQFMPPQHQFDNYYPPPAMDNQPPRQLPPSYGRDTASMGMHMPPQELMVSKVSQNMQVPLTYADAVIGTSGANISYIRRASGATIAIQESRGNPDEMTVEINGSASQVQTAQQLIHNFMADAAQNPTAGAGAAAAPPLVVATSQAGGGGYNQYPGYPSQPAPPGHPPAGGGDYGSAPMYGGSYGY
- the LOC111881211 gene encoding flowering locus K homology domain isoform X2, whose product is MSLPKSFLCHLVLISAKEEPEASIPPAMDGLLKIHKRVTDVDADPTHPPAGGTISTRLLVAATQAGNLIGKQGATIKTIQDSSGCVIRVLGQENLPVIALPDDSVVEVQGEREGVHKAVELIASHLRKFLVDRSVIGIFEKQMQMPSGRANQEMAAPQPWAAPPPAQNFPGGGPGYRPAQFMPPQHQFDNYYPPPAMDNQPPRQLPPSYGRDTASMGMHMPPQELMVSKVSQNMQVPLTYADAVIGTSGANISYIRRASGATIAIQESRGNPDEMTVEINGSASQVQTAQQLIHNFMADAAQNPTAGAGAAAAPPLVVATSQAGGGGYNQYPGYPSQPAPPGHPPAGGGDYGSAPMYGGSYGY